A part of Fundulus heteroclitus isolate FHET01 chromosome 23, MU-UCD_Fhet_4.1, whole genome shotgun sequence genomic DNA contains:
- the mars2 gene encoding methionine--tRNA ligase, mitochondrial produces the protein MKFPVLTVTWSCRAFRRFQQRRVLLAEQRLWRSALICRSSSHLCRDYRSFYITTPIFYVNASPHLGHLYSAVIADCLHRWKLLQGFDSRFATGTDEHGLKIQQAAEAAGKDPLTFSTEVSERFKNLFSSCNISFTDYIRTTEQRHRRAVEHFWSVLWNKGLIYKGSYEGWYSTQDESFLTPSQVGDALDPSGKAVKVSLESGHKVEWMKEENYMFRLSAFRSRLHDWLVENPGAVQPERFQLAVLQWLQEELPDLSVSRQRSRLQWGVPVPGDPEQTVYVWLDALVNYLTVAGYPDGHEQWWRVAHHVIGKDILKFHAVYWPAFLLGAGLPLPRAIHVHSHWTVGGRKMSKSLGNVVDPFEHSRMFTNDGIRYFLLRQGVPDSDCDYTPDKVRKLLNAELADSLGGLLNRCTAPALNPAQVYPAFCCQAFSGDGRGRAAAEDHRMVAAVRSLPTVVEKHYESMHVYKALEAISACVRQTNGFVQRHAPWKLDRRDAKDRRWSDTIVHVSLECLRIYGTLLQPVVPEMSDRLLTRLGVRAHERSWKDLDFLQRYDGTDCPFEGRPLGSDSGLLFSRLESPNADKRNPKKSKKPAHLK, from the exons ATGAAGTTTCCTGTTCTTACAGTCACCTGGAGCTGCAGGGCTTTTCGTAGATTCCAGCAAAGGAGGGTTTTATTGGCAGAGCAGAGGCTTTGGAGATCGGCTTTGATTTGCAGAAGCAGCAGCCATCTGTGCAGAGACTACAGGAGTTTCTACATAACAACCCCCATCTTCTACGTGAACGCGTCTCCTCACCTGGGCCACCTGTACTCGGCTGTGATCGCGGACTGCTTACACAGGTGGAAACTCCTGCAGGGCTTTGACTCCAGGTTTGCTACAG gAACAGACGAGCATGGCCTGAAAATACAGCAAGCGGCTGAAGCTGCGGGTAAAGATCCCCTGACCTTCTCCACCGAAGTGTCCGAGCGATTCAAAAATCTCTTCAGCAGCTGCAACATATCCTTCACCGACTACATCAGAACCACAGAACAGAGACACCGTCGGGCCGTGGAGCATTTCTGGTCAGTGCTCTGGAACAAAGGGCTCATCTACAAAGGAAGCTACGAGGGCTGGTACTCCACGCAAGATGAAAGCTTCCTCACGCCGTCGCAGGTCGGCGATGCTCTGGACCCATCGGGGAAAGCGGTGAAAGTGTCACTCGAGAGCGGACACAAG GTCGAGTGGATGAAGGAGGAGAACTACATGTTCCGCCTGTCCGCGTTTCGCTCTCGCCTCCACGACTGGTTGGTGGAGAACCCCGGCGCCGTCCAGCCCGAGCGCTTCCAGCTGGCCGTCCTGCAGTGGCTGCAGGAGGAGCTCCCCGACCTCTCCGTGTCCCGCCAGAGAAGCCGCCTCCAGTGGGGCGTCCCCGTCCCAGGGGACCCGGAACAGACCGTCTACGTGTGGCTGGACGCTCTGGTGAACTACCTCACCGTTGCCGGTTACCCAGACGGCCACGAGCAGTGGTGGCGCGTTGCCCACCACGTCATAGGAAAGGACATCCTGAAGTTCCACGCCGTCTACTGGCCCGCGTTCCTGCTGGGCGCGGGGCTGCCCCTGCCGCGGGCGATCCACGTACACTCGCACTGGACCGTAGGCGGGAGGAAGATGTCGAAGAGCTTGGGCAACGTCGTGGATCCTTTTGAGCACTCTCGGATGTTCACCAACGACGGCATCAGGTACTTCCTGCTGCGTCAGGGCGTCCCGGACTCGGACTGCGATTACACCCCGGACAAAGTTCGGAAACTTCTCAACGCCGAGCTCGCCGACTCCTTAGGCGGCCTGCTGAACCGCTGCACCGCTCCGGCCCTCAACCCGGCTCAGGTCTACCCCGCCTTCTGCTGCCAGGCGTTCTCCGGGGACGGGCGTGGCAGAGCTGCGGCTGAAGATCACCGCATGGTGGCTGCGGTGAGGAGTCTACCCACCGTGGTGGAGAAGCACTACGAGAGCATGCACGTGTACAAAGCCTTGGAGGCAATCAGCGCCTGTGTGAGACAGACTAACGGGTTTGTCCAGCGCCACGCGCCGTGGAAGCTGGACAGGAGGGACGCCAAAGACCGCCGCTGGTCAGACACCATCGTCCACGTGTCTCTCGAATGTCTGCGGATCTACGGGACTCTCCTCCAGCCGGTGGTGCCGGAGATGTCCGACAGGCTGCTAACGAGACTTGGCGTGCGAGCTCACGAAAGAAGCTGGAAAGATCTGGACTTCCTGCAGAGATACGACGGAACGGACTGCCCCTTCGAAGGCAGGCCGCTGGGGTCTGACTCTGGGTTGCTTTTTAGCAGACTGGAGAGTCCGAATGCAGATAAACGAAACccaaagaaaagtaaaaaacctgCACATTTAAAGTGA